Sequence from the Gloeocapsopsis dulcis genome:
GGTTCTGTGAAAGCAAAGAAGATGACTGGAAATGCCAGCAGCATAAACGCGATCGCCACCAATGTCAGTTGAAATGCTGAGCGACGCTTGCGGACGAGGATAGCCAAAGCGATCGCGGCAAGCGGTGCACCAAATTCAATGAATGCCCCAATATTGGGAGGTCCAAACGCCACATAGAGGCTGTTTTGAATTGCAATGTATTGTGACGCAGAGTACTGCATTTTTGCTGGGAGTTCTAGTGCGTGACAAAATGCCATCCCCGTAACCAGAGCAGACAGAATAATGGTGATGAAATGCCAACTTTTCACAAGCATTGCGATTCCTCCTAAATGAGGCTCTCTGCCAGTTGAATGGCATGGCTTAATTCAGCCATAATTGAAG
This genomic interval carries:
- a CDS encoding DUF1772 domain-containing protein, with product MLVKSWHFITIILSALVTGMAFCHALELPAKMQYSASQYIAIQNSLYVAFGPPNIGAFIEFGAPLAAIALAILVRKRRSAFQLTLVAIAFMLLAFPVIFFAFTEPANVVFRSATPESIPTNWEQIRNQWEYSHLARFFCHLAAFSALVLSVLVETPARYLQDQVQQPYAVLKD